In a genomic window of Zingiber officinale cultivar Zhangliang chromosome 9B, Zo_v1.1, whole genome shotgun sequence:
- the LOC122023455 gene encoding ubiquitin carboxyl-terminal hydrolase 5-like encodes MDNMDKTLDDANIQMDQDILVEILTDGNGTIDGGCATSLQENGCMEKDSVSLILDPSHSSLSVAEGLSTNNYASRSCSSEFSQSQYLASPSSDLDNLHGTNTITTRSAPLGLIGLLNLGNTCFMNSAIQCLVHTPEFARYFREDYRQEINWQNPLGMVGELALAFGELLRKLWAPGRTPVSPRPFKTKLARFAPQFSGNNQHDSQELLAFLLDGLHEDLNRVKHKPYIKSKDTDGRPDEEVADEFWANHIARNDSIIVDVCQGQYKSTLVCPVCGKISVTFDPFMYLSLPLQSASARTMTVVVLTSDGSTLPTTCTVSVPKQGRCRDLIQALSNACSLKNEEKLLLAEIRGHSVHQLLEDPLMLLSTIKDDDHLVAYKIPKLMNTVYLQFVHHRQVGSGNINSSMAWETYGIPLLASVSKDEITVGLIRERLQRMLTPMLGSDGTYSSRSSDPCITDGDQGKSSEACLISGENQNDQQHCNTKSTCNMHIQYIDENDTWVDLSLEDKLFALPRLSTSLILFINWSRNDMKKYDTYHFENHPEVFKYTPAPKRSRNEPLSLYTCLDAFLREEPLVPEDMWYCPSCKEQRQASKKLDLWRLPEVLVIHLKRFSFSRSTKHKLETFVNFPIHDLDLTNYVAHKKGSQRQMYELYALSNHYGSMASGHYTAHIKLLDENRWYNFDDNHISPINEEDVKSAAAYVLFYRRTRENASASIGVESSANKNYTFGKR; translated from the exons ATGGACAACATGGATAAGACTCTTGATGATGCAAACATACAGATGGACCAAGAT ATTCTGGTCGAGATTCTGACTGATGGCAATGGTACCATTGATGGTGGATGTGCAACTTCTCTACAGGAGAATGGGTGTATGGAGAAGGATTCAGTGTCTCTCATTTTGGATCCTTCACATTCAAGCTTATCGGTTGCTGAAGGCTTGTCTACCAACAATTATGCTTCCAGAAGTTGCAGTTCTGAGTTCTCGCAAAGCCAATACTTGGCTTCCCCTAGTAGTGACTTGGATAATTTGCATGGAACGAATACCATTACTACAAGATCAGCCCCTTTGGGTCTCATTGGACTGCTCAACCTTGGAAATACTTGCTTCATGAACAGTGCCATACAATGCCTTGTTCATACACCAGAGTTTGCAAGATATTTTCGTGAAGACTACAGGCAAGAAATAAATTGGCAGAACCCTTTAGGCATGGTT GGTGAGCTTGCATTAGCTTTCGGGGAGTTATTGAGGAAACTCTGGGCTCCTGGGCGTACTCCTGTTTCTCCTAGACCATTTAAAACGAAACTCGCACGGTTTGCACCTCAATTTAGCGGAAATAATCAACACGACTCGCAG GAGCTTTTAGCCTTCTTGTTGGATGGACTTCATGAGGACCTGAATCGTGTAAAGCATAAaccttatataaaatcaaaggaTACAGACGGACGACCTGATGAAGAAGTTGCTGATGAGTTTTGGGCAAACCACATTGCTCGAAATGATTCTATAATTGTTGATGTGTGCCAG GGGCAATACAAATCTACTCTGGTCTGCCCCGTTTGTGGGAAAATTTCAGTGACATTTGATCCATTTATGTACCTATCATTGCCTCTACAATCTGCTTCCGCTCGGACCATGACTGTTGTGGTTTTGACTAGTGATGGGAGTACACTTCCAACCACTTGTACTGTAAGTGTACCAAAGCAGGGTCGTTGCCGGGACTTGATTCAGGCTTTAAGCAATGCTTGCTCATTAAAAAACGAGGAGAAACTTTTACTTGCAGAG ATACGCGGCCACAGTGTCCATCAACTTCTAGAAGATCCTTTAATGCTGCTATCAACCATTAAAGATGATGATCACCTTGTAGCTTATAAGATACCAAAATTGATGAATACTGTATACCTTCAGTTTGTGCACCACCGCCAAGT CGGGTCTGGCAACATCAACAGCTCAATGGCCTGGGAAACCTACGGCATACCTTTGCTTGCATCAGTTTCAAAAGATGAAATCACTGTGGGTCTTATACGAGAGAGACTTCAGAGGATGCTCACCCCTATGCTAGGAAGCGATGGAACTTACTCTTCAAGGTCCTCAGATCCCTGTATAACTGATGGTGATCAAGGCAAATCAAGTGAAGCATGTTTAATATCTGGTGAGAATCAAAACGATCAACAACACTGTAATACAAAATCAACCTGTAACATGCATATTCAGTACATTGACGAAAATGATACATGGGTTGATTTATCATTGGAAGACAAACTTTTCGCACTGCCTAGGCTATCAACATCActtattctttttattaattGGTCAAGAAATGATATGAAGAAGTATGATACTTATCATTTTGAGAACCATCCCGAAGTGTTCAAGTATACTCCTGCACCAAAGAGGAGTCGTAATGAACCTCTCTCACTATATACATGTCTGGATGCCTTCTTGAGGGAAGAACCACTAGTGCCTGAAGACATGTG GTACTGCCCAAGTTGCAAGGAACAAAGACAAGCGAGCAAAAAGTTGGACCTGTGGAGGCTTCCTGAAGTTCTGGTTATTCACTTGAAAAGATTCTCCTTCAGTCGGTccacaaagcataaactggaaacCTTTGTTAACTTTCCAATTCATGATCTTGATTTGACAAATTATGTGGCACACAAAAAAGGCTCCCAGCGCCAGATGTATGAACTTTATGCCTTGAGTAATCACTATGGCAGTATGGCAAGCGGGCATTATACTGCTCATATCAAG CTTTTGGATGAAAATAGATGGTACAATTTCGACGACAATCACATTTCACCTATCAACGAAGAGGATGTGAAATCTGCTGCAGCTTATGTGCTGTTTTACAGGCGAACTAGAGAAAATGCATCAGCAAGCATCGGTGTTGAGTCGtctgcaaataaaaattatacttttggtaaaagatga
- the LOC122024671 gene encoding protein XRI1-like isoform X2: protein MDFHSNNGDDANSIDMWHWQREEEFCLSGDSQLGLPQCLWDDSNEKCESLQHTMGNQTPLRDFGHFDLDILDLGDEGEKDVDEALGAPRVKRRRVLHFTSDDDGGTANKEHLSAGVQQDSASVKVWTENLQPNPASSDDRFLFSNEVLDPSTDEWLDNYFNDSEMSSNMNDQVKLNSQIDVSDFLDGEPDKRTKLLPNHSKSATLKIFKGRKSHINSLTKLTTSVAYPFTLVKPSEVQGHLTLKDLNQRILAPPPSRPRNEMVDDPSINYPTSAFSGKPVVVKTKILTEGGKGSITILRTKG, encoded by the exons ATGGATTTCCATAGCAACAATGGCGACGATGCGAACAGCAT CGATATGTGGCATTGGCAGCGAGAAGAAGAATTTTGCCTGTCCGGAGATTCCCAACTTG GTTTACCTCAATGTCTGTGGGATGATAGCAACGAAAAATGCGAGAGTCTGCAGCATACGATGGGAAATCAAACTCCACTTCGAGATTTTGGTCATTTTGACTTAGACATCTTGGATTTGGGAG ACGAAGGTGAAAAGGATGTGGACGAAGCGCTAGGAGCACCAAGAGTTAAAAGGCGCCGGGTTCTACATTTTACCTCTGATGATGATGGTGGCACAGCCAACAAGGAGCATCTGAGCGCTGGA GTTCAGCAGGACTCAGCGTCAGTAAAAGTATGGACAGAAAATTTACAGCCGAATCCCGCAAGCTCAG ATGATAGGTTTCTTTTCAGCAATGAAGTCTTGGATCCGTCCACAGATGAGTGGCTGGACAACTATTTCAATGATAGTGAGAT GTCTTCCAATATGAATGATCAAGTCAAACTCAATAGTCAAATTGATGTTTCAG ATTTCCTCGATGGAGAACCTGATAAAAGGACTAAGCTCTTGCCCAACCACTCTAAATCTGCTACTCTTAAAATATTCAAAG GCAGAAAATCTCATATCAATTCTCTGACAAAGTTAACTACCTCTGTGGCTTATCCTTTTACCCTCGTCAAACCATCTGAAGTTCAAGGACACTTGACTTTGAAGGATTTAAATCAGCGGATTCTTGCTCCACCACCATCAAGACCTAGAAATGAGATGGTTGATGATCCTTCAATCAATTATCCAACCTCAGCTTTTTCTGGGAAGCCTGTTGTTGTGAAGACTAAGATTCTCACTGAAGGAGGCAAAGGAAGCATTACTATTCTAAGAACCAAAGGTTGA
- the LOC122024671 gene encoding protein XRI1-like isoform X1, with protein sequence MDFHSNNGDDANSISDMWHWQREEEFCLSGDSQLGLPQCLWDDSNEKCESLQHTMGNQTPLRDFGHFDLDILDLGDEGEKDVDEALGAPRVKRRRVLHFTSDDDGGTANKEHLSAGVQQDSASVKVWTENLQPNPASSDDRFLFSNEVLDPSTDEWLDNYFNDSEMSSNMNDQVKLNSQIDVSDFLDGEPDKRTKLLPNHSKSATLKIFKGRKSHINSLTKLTTSVAYPFTLVKPSEVQGHLTLKDLNQRILAPPPSRPRNEMVDDPSINYPTSAFSGKPVVVKTKILTEGGKGSITILRTKG encoded by the exons ATGGATTTCCATAGCAACAATGGCGACGATGCGAACAGCAT CAGCGATATGTGGCATTGGCAGCGAGAAGAAGAATTTTGCCTGTCCGGAGATTCCCAACTTG GTTTACCTCAATGTCTGTGGGATGATAGCAACGAAAAATGCGAGAGTCTGCAGCATACGATGGGAAATCAAACTCCACTTCGAGATTTTGGTCATTTTGACTTAGACATCTTGGATTTGGGAG ACGAAGGTGAAAAGGATGTGGACGAAGCGCTAGGAGCACCAAGAGTTAAAAGGCGCCGGGTTCTACATTTTACCTCTGATGATGATGGTGGCACAGCCAACAAGGAGCATCTGAGCGCTGGA GTTCAGCAGGACTCAGCGTCAGTAAAAGTATGGACAGAAAATTTACAGCCGAATCCCGCAAGCTCAG ATGATAGGTTTCTTTTCAGCAATGAAGTCTTGGATCCGTCCACAGATGAGTGGCTGGACAACTATTTCAATGATAGTGAGAT GTCTTCCAATATGAATGATCAAGTCAAACTCAATAGTCAAATTGATGTTTCAG ATTTCCTCGATGGAGAACCTGATAAAAGGACTAAGCTCTTGCCCAACCACTCTAAATCTGCTACTCTTAAAATATTCAAAG GCAGAAAATCTCATATCAATTCTCTGACAAAGTTAACTACCTCTGTGGCTTATCCTTTTACCCTCGTCAAACCATCTGAAGTTCAAGGACACTTGACTTTGAAGGATTTAAATCAGCGGATTCTTGCTCCACCACCATCAAGACCTAGAAATGAGATGGTTGATGATCCTTCAATCAATTATCCAACCTCAGCTTTTTCTGGGAAGCCTGTTGTTGTGAAGACTAAGATTCTCACTGAAGGAGGCAAAGGAAGCATTACTATTCTAAGAACCAAAGGTTGA